The DNA segment TCAGGCTGCGGGCGGTGAATGGACGGCGCGGACGGAACGGAGGGCGCGGACGAGCCGCGCGGGTGACTGAGTGACGCTGCGTCAGGCGGCTGAACGGGGAAGGCCGACGGAGCGGAACTCCTCCATCACTCGATAGCCGGCGCTCGTGTACAGGTTCATCGCCACCTCGTTGCCGCCCCACACGGTGAACATCAGCGCCGAGTCGCCGGCCGCGAGCGTCGCCCGCTCTCCGGCCGCCATCGCGGCCCGCCCGTACCCCTTGCCGCGGTGCCGCTCCAGGACGTGCAGAGAGTAGCCGTAGGTGACCCCCGGGAGATGTCCGTGCCGCAGCCAGCCGGTGCCGATCCGCTCGCCCGCCGCCTCGAGCACCAGGAAGGTGTTGTCGGGCGTCGCCAGGCCCTCGGGGATCAGCTTCGCGAAGTCGCGGTCGGACTTGCGTTCAGCCTCCTCGGGGCTCAGCGCTCCCGCCCGGACGATGTCGCCGACGTACGCGGTCTTCTCGGACGCGAGCCACTCGGGATACTCGGCCCCTGTCATCGGCCGTGCGGTGACGGCGTCGGCCGACTCCGGCGGGGAACCCACATGCCGCATCCTGAGCTGGCCGCGGACACGGTAACCGTCGAACAGTTCGCCGGCGGACTCGGTGAGCCGTACGTTCAGCCGGCGCGCGCCGCGCTGCGCGCACCATTCCTCGGCCCACTCCCGGGCGGCCCGCTCGTGTCCCCGGCCGGCGTGCGGCGCGTCGACATGGAGGTCACAGATCCGGCCCGCGAGGGCGCCGTTGTCCTCGGCCACGACCACGGCCACATGCCCCACCCGGGTCCCGGCGTCCGTGATCTCGGCGACGGTCCAGTCGCCGACGCCGCCGCGTGCCTCCTCCAGCATGCGCTCCGCCGCGTCCGCACCGAGCCCGGCCGCCGTGTACGAGGCGTGCAGCCGCCGCTCGAAGTCCTTCTGCCATGCCGTGTCGTCACCAAGGACGCTGAATTCCGTCATCCGATCACCCTAGCCAGGTTGTCATGGACCTGAGCGGGTGATTTCGGAGCGGCCCACGACCGGCGGGTCGCGGCCCGCCCGGGGAGGGCCCCGTCCCGGGGCGACCACCGAGCGGCTACGCGCCCGCCCGCTGCCACCTCTTGGCGACATGCGGCCGGTCGTGAGGGGCGGGCCAGATCTGCAGCCGGACCCGCTCGGTGGTCTCGGGGCGGTCGCCCGAATCGACGTCGGCGCGGGCGGCAGCGGCCAGATTGCGCCGGCACGCGCGGACCCGGGTCCAGCCGGCAGGAACCTTGAAACGCCGTGCCTCGGGAAGGTAGTCGGAGCAGCCCATCACGACCAGCTGCCCGGAAGGCACCCGCAGACTCGCTTCGACGACGTGGTCGAAGCCTGCGCTGTCGTCGTCCGGCTCGCCGTCGAGGACATCCACACGCACGGCGACGTGGACGTTCACGGTCGTGCCGATCGCCAGGACGTCCTCGGCCGCGGCGAGGCCGTCCCGTACGGCCTGTTCGGTCCACGCGTCCCCGAGATCGGATTCGGAGTTCTCGTCCATGACATGGATCTGGTGGTAGTCCGCGAAGAGCCGCAGTTCGGTCGTCATACCGGCATCATCGCCTTCGCCGCCGTGCGCTCACCGGGCGGGGGCGGGGGCGGGGGCGGGGGCGTGGGCGTGGGGCGTGGGTTGCGGTTCGCGGCCTGAGGGGCGCAGGAGCACCGCGGGTATCCTCGGACGATGTCGAACAAGGTAGCAACGGCCGGAGTGGCTCTCGCGCGGGTGATGGCGCACTGCGGGGGCAGCCCCGTCGCGGCCGTGGACCATCTGGTGGGTGCGATCGCCGCCGCGCCCGATGACCCCGAGCCCTATACCGTCCTTGCCGAGTTGTGGAGGGACAAGCCGGCGGAACTCGCCGAACTCGTCCA comes from the Streptomyces sp. NBC_00820 genome and includes:
- a CDS encoding GNAT family N-acetyltransferase, which gives rise to MTEFSVLGDDTAWQKDFERRLHASYTAAGLGADAAERMLEEARGGVGDWTVAEITDAGTRVGHVAVVVAEDNGALAGRICDLHVDAPHAGRGHERAAREWAEEWCAQRGARRLNVRLTESAGELFDGYRVRGQLRMRHVGSPPESADAVTARPMTGAEYPEWLASEKTAYVGDIVRAGALSPEEAERKSDRDFAKLIPEGLATPDNTFLVLEAAGERIGTGWLRHGHLPGVTYGYSLHVLERHRGKGYGRAAMAAGERATLAAGDSALMFTVWGGNEVAMNLYTSAGYRVMEEFRSVGLPRSAA